The sequence CTACAGTCATATCATGGTCCTGAGCTAAATCCAATAAATCGTCCCAAGCCGGTTTTGTTTCTGTGCCACCATATTCACTCCAGGTATTTCCCCAAGTCATTTGGTATTGTAAATCATACTTACCCTGATTGTAATAAAAATTGGTGAAATCATGATCATCAGTTTTTTCTCTGAAAGAATAAACGCCCCAATATTCACCATTTAAATAAACGATACAACGTTCAGATGTACGCACATCTAAATCAAGTCCGTCATTTTTCGCCAGCATCTGAATATAATCATCACGCAAATGTGCGCAGCCTTCATTTTCGCTATGATGTGCAGCGGGATAATTATCATCACCTGCAGCTCTGAAAATCATTCGTTGAAATTCATCACGCTCAGATGATGCAAAGAATTTTTCTTTTAATGCATTGCTGTAACCAAATTCATCACGGCTCACCCAGTCGATACTGCGCTGATCATTTGCCCAACTATCTTGTCCGTGCGAATTTAATTCACCGTATGAACGGGTTTTGCTATCTAAATCTTTACCAAAAACTTCTATTGAACCGATAGGCTCCAAATCCTGATTTCCGTTGGCTAATTCCAATAAAGTATCACCGGCAATTGATACAACAGGTAAAGTATGACTCACATTAATAAAATAGGTATAAAATTGAATTTTACCGGGCAGTATATCCGGATTTGCTGAAAATACTCTTGCTTTTAAAACTGTAGTTGCACTAATTGTAATTGCCTCAGTATAAATTGGGTCATCTGTTTTAGGTTCAGTGCCATCTAAGGTATAATGAATGGTTCCGTCGGCGGTGGTTGAAGTAATTTCAACTGTTACATCTCCACCAAAAAATCCACCGGCAACACTCATATCTGGTCTGTCGGTGTAAGCTGTAAACATGGTAGCACCATTATTTGATAAACCCGGAGTTGGTGCAGTACAAACTTTCCATTCTGCATCACCATCTTCTACCCTTGCGCGACTATGCTGATTTAACGTAAATACCATGGTCAACGAATCAACTATATCTAAACCGGGATTCGTAATAATTATCTGGTCAGGATTGGTTTTAGTTTGGGTCAATTTAAAATTCGTGTGGTAATTGCCACCGTCAACAGTATCGCGACCGGAGCACCATACTTTCAAAAATCCATTGGCAGGAATTACCGAACCCGCCGGAAAAGTCCATTTGCCTAAAGCGTCATCATCATCACTTAAATGATATCCCACCAAATCAACATCCGCATTGTAGCCGTTATAAATTTCAAACCAGTCTTCATAATCACTGTGATTATCAACAAATTGTTTCCAGTTTGAAGCCGAATATTCATTAATGACCAACTGAGCCGGCATCTGCAAAATACCCATTACTAAAGCCGGAAAGAGGAGTAATACTTTACGCATCAGATTAATTTTTTGTAAATATAAAGTTAAGTTGGGGTAAAGTAAAATGTATTGCGCCTGCAACAAATGTTAAAATTATTACATTATACGGGCATGTAATTTCAGCCTGAGCAGCTGACGAATAAAAAGGGAGAAAAATAAGTGCAGATTAATTTCGCGAAATTACTCCTTCACAATAAACTTAAATCCAACACCGCGCACATTTTCAATTTCAACATTGCTGTCGTCAGAAAACATTTTGCGTAAACGCGACACAAAAACGTCGAGACTGCGGCCGATGTAATAATTATCTTCACCCCAAACCTGGTGCAAAATAGATTCTCTGCGCACTACCTGATTTCGGTTAATAGATAACATGCGTAGTAATTCTGCTTCACGAATGGTTAACGTATATTCGTTTGCTGCATTTTTTAATTTCAACTCTTTGAAATCAAAAATATAACTGGCAATATGATAAATATTTTTTTCTTCTGCTGTACTTTCTGAAAACACCTTACTGCGTTTTAAAAACACTTCTATTTTTAAAACAAGTTCATCAATGCTGAATGGTTTGGTAATATAATCATCACCACCCAATTTAAAACCCTGCAATTTATCTTCCAGCATTGCTTTGGCTGTAAGAAACAAAATAGGTACATTTTTATCTTTATCTCTGAATTTTTGAGCAAGTGCAAAACCATCAATTTTTGGTAGCATCACATCCAGAATACATAAATCAAATTTTTGTTTCTGAAATGTTTGCGCCGCTGTTAATCCATCTTCGCATAAAGTAATATCATATCCTTTTTTAGCGAGATTATCCTTTGTCACGAACCCGAGATTTACGTCGTCTTCTACGTAGAGTATTTTAGGTTTTTTACTATCCATGTGCAATTTATTGTGGAATTATAATTGTAAATATACTGCCTTTATTGAGTTGACTGTCTAACCGCAAACGCCAGTGATGTGCCTTTGCAATCATTTTAACATAGTTGAGCCCTAGTCCGTAGCCCTTTACATTGTGTATATTGCCTGTCGGCACCCGGAAAAATTTTTCAAAAATTTTACGATGGAACTCCTTCGGAATACCAATACCGTTATCGGCTATACTTATAAATAACCCAATATGGTCGCGACCGGTGGTAATGGTAATTTCAGGAATTTTATCATTGTATTTCAATGCATTATCGAGCAAGGTATTTAATACATTTTGCAGATGCACTTTGTCGGCATCAATTAAATCATTTTCAATTGCACCATCTAATACTAACAAACCACCTGCATCTTCCATTCTTACACCAAAAGAGGTAACTATTTCCTGCATCAATTCATTTAAATGAAACTTTTCTTTATTTAATACCAGGTCATCATTTTCCAACTTGGCCAGTTCTAATATTTTGCTCACCTGTCCGGTAAGTCGGGTGTTTTCATTTTTAATAATGCCGGCATAACTTTTTAACCGGTCGGGCTCATTTACTATTTCAGGTTCAATTAATACATCTGCTGCAATTCCGATTGTTGAAATTGGTGTTTTAAATTCATGTGCCAGATTATTAATAAAATTTTTCTGAAATTCACTCAGTCGTTTCTGACGAATAATTACATCCAGCGAATAGCCAAAAAACACCAATACAATCGTCAGTGCAATAATGGATGTTGCCCAAACAAATATCATCACCGAATTTACAATAGGTCGCTGCGGGAAATTAATTTTAAAATAATAAGTAGACTCCGTAAGTTTTGGTAAAGTTGTTGGATATACAATTGTTGTATTATCTACATTACTCGAAACACGTTCTTCAAAAACCATATCATCACGTGTCGATTCATAAACCTGATAAATAAAATCGACCTTGTGAAAAGGATTTGAAAATTCACTTTTAATATAATAATCGAGCTGATTTAAATCAATTTTTTCTTCAATATCCACTAAATAAGCATGCGGAGAAATACGCACTACAGGATGATTGGTAAGTTTCTGACCGTGATTACTTGTCTCAATTTTTGCAGCAATTTGTTCGAGGGTAACGGTAACTGCATTTTCAAAATTAGACTGGTTAATTAACAACCCTTTTCGAATCCAGAAAACCTGCGATAAAATGATGGTAACAATCGCAATTATGCCCAATGCAATAACCCACCTGATTGTTTTTACATTCATTGTTTACCCTGCCTGTTTTTGTAAAGATAAGCTACTGCCAATAAATTGTAGATGCTGACTTTCAGCGATTGGATGCAAGTTGCTCGCATGGTTGGATTAATCCGGTATTCATGGCATACACCAACAACTCCGATGTAGAATTGATATTGAGCTTTTTCATGATGTTTTTCCGATGTGTGGTAATAGTATGGAAGCTGCGGAAAAGTGTATCTGCTATCTGTCGCGTAGTGTAGCCGTTAGCAATTAAGCGAATAATTTCAATTTCCCGCTCCGATAAAACCGTTGGTTCACAATTCTCCGATTCCGGCATATTACCTTCCAGCAGGATGTTCACCACCTTATGACAATACATTTTTTCGCCGCGCATCAGAGCGTGAATGGCATCAATAATCTCTTTCTGGTCGCAGGTTTTGGTCAAATAGGCTTTGGCACCAATTTCCACAATTTTGCGAACGGTATCGGTATTACTGATATCGGTAATAATTAAAATTCGGGTGCCCGGACAAACAGTTTCAAGGGTGCTGATATCATCAACCCTGAAATCTTCGAGATTTAATGGGTCGATAATAACGATATCCGGATTCAGGAGGTTCAGATTGCTGAAAAGGTCCTCCTTATTCACCATAACCCCAACAATCTGCAGGTCGTTGTAGCGCTTAATAATAGACTGTAACCCCTCTATTATAAGGTATTGCGTCTCGGCTATAACAATCTTTATTGGCTGCACCTGTCGTTGTTTAGATTAATTCTAAACATAAAGATACAACTTTTGTTCAAAATAATTCCATTTGTAATTCATCATCGGTTAACCCGTACGTCTGCTCCGAATTAAATTCTTGCTCAAAAATTTGGCGGTTCCAATTGTGCATCGTCACGGGTCAATATTGATTGACCCAAACGTGAGCGCTGAATTAAATTTTTGTCCAAAATTCCAAGGCTCGAATGAAATTCTAACTCAAAATTGGCTGTTGCCTCATTCCGGCTGTTCCAATTTTACATCCTCACGGGTCAATATTGATTGACCCCAACGTGAGCTCCGATTGAGATTTTTGCTCAAAATCGGCTGTTCCAAACATTGGCATTCCCAAGCACATTAGCACATCAGCCTTCACAAACTTCCCATCCACCTTCACTCCACCATTAACCGCAGAAACCATATAAACACCAATAGGTAATTTACTGATATCAGCATTTAACTGGTTGCCGGTTAGGGTTGTTGGAACGTTGATGATTTTTCCGGTAACATCGTAAAATGTTATAACCAAATTATTTGTCCCGATAGCTGAAAGGTCCATGGTTATTGCATTTGAAGCCGGGTTCGGATAAATGGAAATGTTGCCTTTATTTAAATCGTAAACAGAAGTAACCGTCATTGCGCTGCAATCAGCAATTGCGTCATTTACCTCATAGGTATTACATTGATCGCACAAAATACTTTTTAAGAAGCAGGCAATATTATCAGAAGTATATTCAGCAGGGTAAGCTTCATGTCCGGCAAATAAATTTTTATGCATCACATTACAAATACCCTCATTATTTAATTTTTCCTGCATGGCAACGGCACCGTAAACCATTTCATAACCTTCGCAAAATTTTATCGGACCCGAAGTTGGTGGAATTACATCATCAGAAACACCATAAAAAGTAATCATCGGAACTATTTCATCTTTACCCATATAAAGGGTGTCATAAATGCCGCCCCACATACTAATCATACCTTTCACCGTAAAATCAGTTGTATAATTATTGGTTGAAGTATTCAGCGTTCCAAATAAATCCAAATGTGTTGGATGGTCGGCAACCCATTCATCTTCCGACATAAATATGCCGTTCATCATAGCATAAACGCCTGCACTTTCACCACCGGCAAATATCATGGAAGTATCAATTCCGTATTCAGCTGCATTTACAACAAGATATCTGAAACAAGCCTGCACATCCTGCATGGCGCGATATACGGCTTCTGCAAGCGACGCAGGGTCACCGGCACAATCTTCAGGCGAACCGGCCCAGCCCTTTCGGTAGTTCATAGCAACCACCACATAGCCACTTTTAGCTAAATCGAGCATGTGATAAGCAAACGCTTCCTTTTCGCCACCCCAAAATCCACCGCCATGTGCAAACACAATAACAGGGCGCTTTTCGAGCGGGTCAACGGACATATCCGGGTAAGAAATATCGAACGAATTCAGTATTGGCTGCGGATAATCATTATACCAGTTATCGGCAAATCCGTACGGTTTGTCGACAATTGTGACAATATCACTCTCATCAAAATAATCATTTTGAGTGAATCTTCCGTCAATACAATACTGCGCGTTCAGGGTAATAAGGTGTGTGAAGGCGATGAGGAGGATCGAAACCTTCTTCATAATGCTGTTGGGTTGAATGGTTAATAATGCTGTGTGTGCATATTAATCATAAAGAACGAAATGCTAAGATAAGCACTGAAAGTGAATATTTTATGGCAGAAAATCAGGAAAAATGACACGACAAAAACATCGTTCAGGTCATTTTAGCCCCTTGTAAAACTTATTAACACGCTTTACAAATAATTTGTTCTCTTCAATAAAAGAAAAGTGCCCCGAATGCTCAAAAACAAACAATTGTGCGTTGGTGAAACATTGTTTCAGTCGGTTGTCGGCCGTTTCGGGACTAATATCGCAAACTCCACGAATAATCAGCACCGGTGTGGGGTTATCTTTTATTTGAGCATACAAATCATACTTTTTCATATCAGCCGCAAAGCCGTATAGCGAGAGGCTTGCAACCAAATAATCGTTAGGCAGTTTCGGGTCCAATAAGGCCAGTTTATTGGTATCGCAAAACAATTGTTTAAACGACAGCATCATAAGCTGATTAATTACTGCCATATCACCCTTCTTAAATCCCTCCGAAAGCATGAGGTCAGCACGTTTTGCGCTGTCGGCGGGTGAAATTTTATTTTGAACAATAATGGTCGATTCTCCCGCGAGCTCATTATTCAGGGGCGTAGGGTTCGCATAAACAATCGACCGCACATGGTCAGGGTATTGTTGCAGGTAGGTAGTTACCGGCAATGCACCCCAGGAGTGACAAATAATATCGAGTTTTTCGATGTTGAAAAGTACACGAATTGCTTCAATATCGGCAGCAAACGTATTAAAATTCATGTTCGCCCGAACGCTTAATTGTGACTTGCCCGAAGAACGCTGGTCATAAAAAATTAATTTGTGGTTTTTTGCGAGGGGTAATAAATGTGGCAAAAAATATTCGTGGTTGAGTCCGGGCCCGCCATGAACAATCAAAATCGGGTCGCCCTCCCCTATTATTTTAATGTAAAGTTGTGTGCCGTTAACAGTATATAAACCCGTTGTATCCTGCGCGTTGGCAACAGTTAAAGACATTCCGAAAACAATGAGGAGGAAAGCGTAAAATCTTTTCATAAATATAATTCATTGTAAAGTTAAACGTTTTGTGGTATTGTTATTTTGGGGGGAAAGGTTCCATCCTGCTATAGGCGCAGCTATTCAATTTCAATGAACCGTTTCACAGCGTTTTACTTTTCTCCCTCTCTATTATGTTTATCGTTTAATTTTACCGCACAAACGCCAACCCATGTTGAGTAATAACGATATATTAAAAAAATTACGAGTAGCGCTTTCACTGCGCAACGATGATATCATTCACATTTTGTCATTAGTAGATTTCGAAATAACCAAAGGCGCCCTAGGCGATTTATTTCGCAACGAAGACCACCCCAACTACAAAGTTGCCGGCGATCAGATTTTGCGTAATTTTTTAAATGGGTTGATTATTTATAAGCGGGGCAAAAAGAAGACTCGCCTGAAGTCACCGAATAATTAAGCAGCAAAATAAGTGAAATAAAAAAACCGATAAGCAACAAATAAATGTTGCCTATTGATTTTGAAATTTCGGGAATTAACATTAGAAAAAAATAGTGTTTTATAAGTATGAGGAAAAGCAGCACTGGAACTCATCTCAAAAATAGGTTTGTGTTAGTATTTTCAAGTATTCGCTCTTTAGCCGAGGCGCTTGAAGCAGCCCATACTGGAGGAAGTACGGGCAATTCAAGCAACGAAGGATAAAGAGCGAAGACGCAGAAAAGACGCCAAAGGTATTTTTGAGATGAGTTCTAAATAAGCAAGAAATATGTTGGCAGCACCAAGAAATATTTTTTTGGTTTTTAATGGTTTAGGCAGTAAATTCTATAACACGTTGAGTTATCAAATCTTTGTATTCAATTTGACGTTCTTCTGTTAAAAATGATATGTCGATAAGCTGGATAGCTTCCGGCAACCATTTCACCACCCTTTTATACACAGCATTTATTTGTATTTCATTTAGTTTTAAAACCTTTGCGAAACGATCGAAATATTCTTTTTTAAAATTCATTTTTTTTCCACCAAGCATCAAGGCAATATCTTCTTTATCTTGCGGCAGTATTAATTTCACATTCAATAAATCATATGCAGGTGATAAAGTCCATTGCTTATCAGAAAGCCACATCGAAAAGTTTTTAAGATGCATATCGGTATTGCCAATGATGTAGTTAAAGATAGTCAATTCAAAAAATCTCAATTTATCTAACAAGGTATTGGCGGACAATTCACCTATGGTTTTTCCAAGAGTTTCCATGGTGCCCTTGTATTTGTCTTCCAACTCAAGAATTTGCAGGAAGTCAATCATATGATTTTTTGTACCGTCAGGGTTCCGGTCAATTCGTTTGGTGATATAGCACAATTCACCGGAGGCTAATCGAATCATATTAACCGGAACAATATCTATTTTAAATAATGCAGCTAACTTCATAGAAATATGTTCGTTCTCAGGCATCTGTGGGTAAAGTGAATTTTGAGGTTTCAAAATATAATTACCTTCCAATGCATCCATAATGGTTAAGCGACTCTTATGTCCATTTTCCAATTCCTTGTTAAGCCATCCTAATGATATTTTAGGCTGAACACCTGGAACTGTTATGGATAACTCAACGGCATGTTTTGCCAATTTTTCCATTTCAGATAATTGATATGGTAAAACCGGAGCATATTCGGTTCCATAAAATGCCTTATTACACTTCGTGTGATAATCACCTTTATGCATCGCATCCAACTCCTGATAACAGTATAAACATTTACGCATTTGCCGGCTCATTAATAGGGTGAATACTTACTGCTCCTATTGTATTTTGACAGCAAGCAAGCAGAAGCCCCATGCGATCGTTTTTATTAATTTTCCAGCCTTCTACTGCAATATTTAGCAGCCAGCCCTCAGGAATAAGTCCATCAAAAAATGGGAATAATCTTTTACTGCTATAGGGCTGTGTAGAAACCGGCATTTGAAAAGAGATGAATTGATTCGGGTATTTTATAATATAATTTTCATTATACACAAATAGGTATTCTCCATTATCATTCTCGGTTAAAACACCGGCTGGTTCATTATTGTATTTAACTAATCCTTGGCGCATCTTTCTCATTTGTTGGAACTAATACATGACCAAACAAGCTCAAAACACGATTAACTTTTGCTAAACTCAGGTTTTCTTTGCCTTGTTCAATTTTTCTAATTACCGTAAGTGCAACTCCGGCTTTCGCAGCAAATTCTTCCTGAGTTATTCCCAATTGCTTTCGTTTGGTTCTTACAAATTCAGATATTCGAGTCATTTTATATGCATTTACATACAAAAATAATAATAATATATTGAATTATATGCTTTTAGATATAAAAAAGACAATTTTCTAATTTTATATGCTTTTACATATAAATTTTGAAACCCAATTAGTGTTTAAAACCGTTAATGCAACTTGAATTGCTGGTAAATTGCATTTGGGCTAGATTTTTTTGCAACAGGGGTTCAAAATAACCAAAGG comes from Bacteroidota bacterium and encodes:
- a CDS encoding CotH kinase family protein, whose product is MRKVLLLFPALVMGILQMPAQLVINEYSASNWKQFVDNHSDYEDWFEIYNGYNADVDLVGYHLSDDDDALGKWTFPAGSVIPANGFLKVWCSGRDTVDGGNYHTNFKLTQTKTNPDQIIITNPGLDIVDSLTMVFTLNQHSRARVEDGDAEWKVCTAPTPGLSNNGATMFTAYTDRPDMSVAGGFFGGDVTVEITSTTADGTIHYTLDGTEPKTDDPIYTEAITISATTVLKARVFSANPDILPGKIQFYTYFINVSHTLPVVSIAGDTLLELANGNQDLEPIGSIEVFGKDLDSKTRSYGELNSHGQDSWANDQRSIDWVSRDEFGYSNALKEKFFASSERDEFQRMIFRAAGDDNYPAAHHSENEGCAHLRDDYIQMLAKNDGLDLDVRTSERCIVYLNGEYWGVYSFREKTDDHDFTNFYYNQGKYDLQYQMTWGNTWSEYGGTETKPAWDDLLDLAQDHDMTVDSNYYKVTDLLDIYSLVDYMCVNTSAVCKDWLVYNTAVWRGFNPEGTHHKWGYTLWDLDATFGFYINYSGVPEIGPTALPCDVDEYDPPFFGPGFFDGEGHVRLMNDLRQNAEFEQFYLSRYTDLYNTTFSCENMLNSLDSMMAIIEPEMAQHADRWYGSYEEWYDNFSQLRTWVEDRCELLYTGMSDCYELTGPYEVVFDVSPPEAGYIKVNTLNHYALPWTGTYFGGMDNKLIAYSNDPELYVFDHWEANHATFTPGWDSTGTILTDNDTITAVFRLPTAIEEENVIPLSVYPSVFDNQIMVQFELNDNASVELELYTATGEKIATKNLGENVSPGSQFINWDLTDYNLASGIYIIRFNADNYYQSVKIIKQ
- a CDS encoding response regulator transcription factor produces the protein MDSKKPKILYVEDDVNLGFVTKDNLAKKGYDITLCEDGLTAAQTFQKQKFDLCILDVMLPKIDGFALAQKFRDKDKNVPILFLTAKAMLEDKLQGFKLGGDDYITKPFSIDELVLKIEVFLKRSKVFSESTAEEKNIYHIASYIFDFKELKLKNAANEYTLTIREAELLRMLSINRNQVVRRESILHQVWGEDNYYIGRSLDVFVSRLRKMFSDDSNVEIENVRGVGFKFIVKE
- a CDS encoding HAMP domain-containing histidine kinase, with amino-acid sequence MNVKTIRWVIALGIIAIVTIILSQVFWIRKGLLINQSNFENAVTVTLEQIAAKIETSNHGQKLTNHPVVRISPHAYLVDIEEKIDLNQLDYYIKSEFSNPFHKVDFIYQVYESTRDDMVFEERVSSNVDNTTIVYPTTLPKLTESTYYFKINFPQRPIVNSVMIFVWATSIIALTIVLVFFGYSLDVIIRQKRLSEFQKNFINNLAHEFKTPISTIGIAADVLIEPEIVNEPDRLKSYAGIIKNENTRLTGQVSKILELAKLENDDLVLNKEKFHLNELMQEIVTSFGVRMEDAGGLLVLDGAIENDLIDADKVHLQNVLNTLLDNALKYNDKIPEITITTGRDHIGLFISIADNGIGIPKEFHRKIFEKFFRVPTGNIHNVKGYGLGLNYVKMIAKAHHWRLRLDSQLNKGSIFTIIIPQ
- a CDS encoding response regulator transcription factor produces the protein MQPIKIVIAETQYLIIEGLQSIIKRYNDLQIVGVMVNKEDLFSNLNLLNPDIVIIDPLNLEDFRVDDISTLETVCPGTRILIITDISNTDTVRKIVEIGAKAYLTKTCDQKEIIDAIHALMRGEKMYCHKVVNILLEGNMPESENCEPTVLSEREIEIIRLIANGYTTRQIADTLFRSFHTITTHRKNIMKKLNINSTSELLVYAMNTGLIQPCEQLASNR
- a CDS encoding carboxylesterase family protein; its protein translation is MKKVSILLIAFTHLITLNAQYCIDGRFTQNDYFDESDIVTIVDKPYGFADNWYNDYPQPILNSFDISYPDMSVDPLEKRPVIVFAHGGGFWGGEKEAFAYHMLDLAKSGYVVVAMNYRKGWAGSPEDCAGDPASLAEAVYRAMQDVQACFRYLVVNAAEYGIDTSMIFAGGESAGVYAMMNGIFMSEDEWVADHPTHLDLFGTLNTSTNNYTTDFTVKGMISMWGGIYDTLYMGKDEIVPMITFYGVSDDVIPPTSGPIKFCEGYEMVYGAVAMQEKLNNEGICNVMHKNLFAGHEAYPAEYTSDNIACFLKSILCDQCNTYEVNDAIADCSAMTVTSVYDLNKGNISIYPNPASNAITMDLSAIGTNNLVITFYDVTGKIINVPTTLTGNQLNADISKLPIGVYMVSAVNGGVKVDGKFVKADVLMCLGMPMFGTADFEQKSQSELTLGSINIDP
- a CDS encoding alpha/beta hydrolase, whose translation is MKRFYAFLLIVFGMSLTVANAQDTTGLYTVNGTQLYIKIIGEGDPILIVHGGPGLNHEYFLPHLLPLAKNHKLIFYDQRSSGKSQLSVRANMNFNTFAADIEAIRVLFNIEKLDIICHSWGALPVTTYLQQYPDHVRSIVYANPTPLNNELAGESTIIVQNKISPADSAKRADLMLSEGFKKGDMAVINQLMMLSFKQLFCDTNKLALLDPKLPNDYLVASLSLYGFAADMKKYDLYAQIKDNPTPVLIIRGVCDISPETADNRLKQCFTNAQLFVFEHSGHFSFIEENKLFVKRVNKFYKGLK
- a CDS encoding DUF1456 family protein, giving the protein MSNNDILKKLRVALSLRNDDIIHILSLVDFEITKGALGDLFRNEDHPNYKVAGDQILRNFLNGLIIYKRGKKKTRLKSPNN
- a CDS encoding HipA domain-containing protein; this translates as MRKCLYCYQELDAMHKGDYHTKCNKAFYGTEYAPVLPYQLSEMEKLAKHAVELSITVPGVQPKISLGWLNKELENGHKSRLTIMDALEGNYILKPQNSLYPQMPENEHISMKLAALFKIDIVPVNMIRLASGELCYITKRIDRNPDGTKNHMIDFLQILELEDKYKGTMETLGKTIGELSANTLLDKLRFFELTIFNYIIGNTDMHLKNFSMWLSDKQWTLSPAYDLLNVKLILPQDKEDIALMLGGKKMNFKKEYFDRFAKVLKLNEIQINAVYKRVVKWLPEAIQLIDISFLTEERQIEYKDLITQRVIEFTA
- a CDS encoding HipA N-terminal domain-containing protein is translated as MRQGLVKYNNEPAGVLTENDNGEYLFVYNENYIIKYPNQFISFQMPVSTQPYSSKRLFPFFDGLIPEGWLLNIAVEGWKINKNDRMGLLLACCQNTIGAVSIHPINEPANA
- a CDS encoding helix-turn-helix transcriptional regulator is translated as MTRISEFVRTKRKQLGITQEEFAAKAGVALTVIRKIEQGKENLSLAKVNRVLSLFGHVLVPTNEKDAPRIS